In one window of Synechococcus sp. M16CYN DNA:
- the trpB gene encoding tryptophan synthase subunit beta has product MASTLPNAIHLDPASLQPTMRPAAHGRFGRFGGQYVPETLMPALVELERAATQAWNDPAFTDELNRLLKTYVGRATPLYEAERLTAHYRRADGGPRIWLKREDLNHTGAHKINNALGQALLALRMGKKRIIAETGAGQHGVATATVCARFGLRCMIYMGAEDMNRQALNVFRMRLLGATVQPVTTGSATLKEAVSEAIRDWVTNVETTHYILGSVAGPHPYPMLVRDFHAVIGQETKQQCREAFGRMPDVLMACVGGGSNAMGLFHDFVQDTAIRLIGVEAAGDGIDTPRHAATITQGRAGVLHGAMSLLLQDSDGQVQEAHSISAGLDYPGVGPEHSYLREIGRAEYVAVTDQQALDALCLVSALEGIIPALETAHAFAWLDQLCPTLQKGCEVVINCSGRGDKDVNTVVERLGEKL; this is encoded by the coding sequence GTGGCCAGCACTTTGCCGAACGCTATCCACCTGGATCCCGCCAGCCTTCAGCCAACGATGCGACCCGCTGCTCATGGTCGCTTCGGCCGTTTCGGTGGTCAGTACGTGCCAGAAACCCTGATGCCAGCTCTAGTTGAATTAGAGCGAGCTGCGACGCAAGCTTGGAATGATCCTGCTTTTACAGATGAACTGAATCGGCTCCTTAAGACCTATGTGGGTCGTGCAACACCGCTGTATGAAGCCGAGCGGCTAACAGCCCACTATCGTCGCGCTGATGGAGGCCCGCGCATTTGGCTAAAGCGTGAAGACTTAAACCACACTGGCGCTCATAAGATCAACAATGCTCTCGGCCAAGCACTCCTGGCTCTCCGAATGGGTAAAAAGCGGATCATTGCCGAAACTGGGGCTGGACAGCACGGTGTGGCCACGGCAACAGTCTGTGCACGCTTCGGCCTTAGGTGCATGATTTATATGGGTGCCGAAGATATGAATCGTCAGGCGCTTAACGTATTTCGCATGCGCTTACTCGGCGCGACGGTGCAACCGGTGACCACGGGCTCAGCTACCCTAAAAGAAGCAGTTAGTGAGGCGATTCGCGATTGGGTCACTAACGTAGAAACCACCCACTACATTCTGGGCTCTGTTGCTGGCCCACATCCGTATCCCATGCTGGTGCGCGACTTCCATGCTGTGATTGGACAGGAGACCAAGCAGCAGTGTCGTGAGGCTTTTGGTCGTATGCCTGACGTGCTGATGGCCTGTGTCGGTGGTGGATCTAATGCTATGGGCCTATTCCATGATTTTGTTCAAGACACAGCCATTCGTCTGATCGGGGTTGAGGCTGCTGGCGATGGTATAGATACACCTCGTCACGCTGCCACCATTACACAAGGTCGCGCTGGTGTTCTGCATGGTGCCATGAGCCTACTGCTGCAAGACAGCGACGGCCAGGTGCAAGAAGCACACTCCATTAGTGCAGGTCTCGATTACCCTGGTGTTGGGCCAGAACACAGTTATTTACGTGAAATTGGCCGCGCAGAGTATGTAGCGGTGACCGATCAGCAGGCTCTTGATGCTCTGTGTCTAGTTAGTGCACTGGAGGGCATTATTCCTGCGTTGGAGACGGCCCACGCGTTTGCATGGTTAGACCAACTGTGTCCCACTCTTCAGAAGGGTTGTGAAGTTGTAATAAACTGTTCTGGTCGTGGAGACAAGGACGTGAATACAGTCGTAGAAAGGCTCGGAGAGAAACTCTGA
- the cysC gene encoding adenylyl-sulfate kinase, with the protein MNSFTPQVANITWHEASVDRVARADKRGHRSAILWFTGLSGSGKSTLANAVNATLFKRGLASYVLDGDNMRHGLCKDLGFSGADREENIRRIGEVAKLFLDAGIIVLTAFISPFRADRNKVKALVEADDFLEIYCAADLNVCEVRDPKGLYAKARSGVIKEFTGISSPYEAPEAPTLKIDTGVQELSVSVSRVIRILQDRKVIPSM; encoded by the coding sequence ATGAACTCATTTACCCCCCAGGTCGCTAACATTACCTGGCATGAAGCTTCGGTAGACCGAGTAGCCAGAGCGGACAAGCGTGGGCACCGCAGCGCCATTCTTTGGTTCACTGGACTTTCTGGATCCGGCAAAAGCACCCTGGCCAATGCAGTGAATGCGACTCTGTTTAAGCGAGGATTGGCTAGCTATGTACTGGACGGTGACAATATGCGCCATGGTCTCTGCAAAGATTTAGGTTTTTCTGGCGCTGACAGAGAAGAAAATATCCGACGCATCGGCGAAGTAGCAAAGTTATTTCTCGATGCAGGCATCATCGTTCTCACCGCTTTTATATCTCCGTTTCGCGCTGATCGCAACAAAGTTAAAGCCCTAGTCGAAGCAGATGATTTCCTCGAGATCTATTGCGCGGCTGATCTGAACGTTTGTGAAGTTCGAGACCCCAAAGGCCTCTATGCTAAAGCCCGGTCTGGTGTTATTAAAGAGTTCACGGGTATTTCCAGCCCCTACGAGGCACCTGAAGCCCCCACTCTGAAGATTGATACTGGCGTCCAGGAATTGTCTGTATCGGTCAGTAGAGTAATCAGAATCCTTCAGGACAGGAAAGTGATTCCGTCAATGTAA
- the purE gene encoding 5-(carboxyamino)imidazole ribonucleotide mutase — protein sequence MAVLSEHIVTVSSLSARVAVVMGSDSDLPMMEPAAAILRQLGVVVEVRVLSAHRTPLEMVAFAQQARRRGHRAIVAGAGGAAHLPGMMAALTTLPVIGVPVQSRALSGMDSLYSIVQMPGGIPVATVAINGGLNAGLLAAQILATSDNSLAQRLTDYRNSLHDVVVAKDARLLDLGSSTYLEQMS from the coding sequence ATGGCAGTCCTGTCGGAGCACATTGTGACAGTATCCTCTCTTTCTGCCCGCGTTGCCGTGGTGATGGGCAGTGATTCTGATCTGCCAATGATGGAGCCAGCAGCAGCGATCTTGCGACAGCTAGGGGTTGTAGTAGAGGTGCGAGTGTTATCCGCCCATCGCACCCCTCTGGAAATGGTGGCGTTCGCTCAGCAGGCACGTCGGCGAGGACATCGTGCAATCGTGGCCGGCGCCGGTGGTGCCGCTCATCTTCCCGGAATGATGGCAGCCCTCACCACTCTTCCCGTGATTGGAGTGCCAGTGCAGAGCCGAGCATTATCTGGCATGGACTCGCTTTACTCGATTGTGCAAATGCCTGGCGGCATTCCCGTCGCCACGGTGGCCATTAATGGAGGCCTTAACGCCGGGCTACTCGCCGCTCAGATCCTGGCCACTTCCGATAATTCCTTGGCTCAGCGCTTAACGGATTATCGCAACAGCTTACATGATGTAGTAGTGGCAAAAGATGCTCGCTTGCTTGACTTAGGTAGCAGTACTTATCTCGAGCAAATGAGTTAG
- a CDS encoding N-acetylglucosamine-6-phosphate deacetylase, whose product MRRITDVRLPAPLGSDTEQRYWLNLSPQGVIVASGPMEIKNPEVRSSWHGDWISPRAVDLQINGGLGLAFPELVPTDLPRLIDLLKLLWRDGVEAIAPTLVTCGVAPLRKSLAVLQEARSYKRPDCCRLLGAHLEGPFLAESRRGAHPKQHLVAPSLTALHERICGYESEIALMTLAPELDGAATVIDRLRDLGITVALGHSSANAGSAAKAFDQGVGMLTHAFNAMPGLHHRAPGPVGEACRRDAIALGLIADGVHVDPTMAVLLQKLAPNRIVLVSDALAPYGLADGIHRWDKRNLLVKNGVCRLKDGTLAGVTLPQLEAVKRLARWSDDAGAAIWSATVAPRGVLGSIGTLEQILIGQPLTALLRWHQTAKGCLDWSYAA is encoded by the coding sequence ATGCGACGGATCACTGATGTGCGCTTACCCGCACCCTTGGGTAGTGATACTGAACAACGCTACTGGCTCAATTTAAGCCCACAGGGTGTCATAGTCGCATCCGGCCCGATGGAAATAAAAAACCCAGAGGTGAGGAGTAGTTGGCACGGGGATTGGATCAGCCCCCGTGCTGTTGATCTGCAGATTAACGGCGGGTTAGGTCTGGCTTTCCCGGAATTGGTTCCCACCGATTTACCACGCCTGATAGACCTACTGAAATTGCTCTGGAGAGATGGGGTTGAGGCGATCGCTCCAACCCTAGTGACCTGTGGGGTTGCTCCGTTACGCAAGTCCCTTGCCGTGTTGCAAGAAGCCAGAAGCTATAAGCGACCCGATTGTTGTCGATTATTAGGTGCCCACCTTGAAGGACCTTTTTTAGCAGAATCGCGCCGAGGCGCACATCCGAAGCAACACCTAGTTGCACCAAGCCTCACGGCCCTTCATGAACGCATCTGTGGCTACGAATCCGAGATTGCCCTGATGACCCTGGCGCCTGAACTCGACGGTGCCGCTACGGTGATTGACCGACTGCGGGATTTAGGGATCACAGTAGCTCTGGGTCACAGCAGCGCTAACGCCGGCTCCGCAGCAAAAGCTTTTGATCAAGGAGTGGGAATGCTTACCCATGCCTTCAATGCGATGCCGGGATTACATCACCGGGCGCCGGGTCCAGTGGGGGAAGCATGCAGACGTGATGCCATCGCCCTCGGTCTGATTGCGGATGGCGTACATGTAGATCCGACCATGGCGGTGTTGCTGCAAAAACTTGCACCAAATCGAATTGTGTTGGTCAGCGATGCCCTTGCTCCCTACGGACTCGCCGACGGTATACACCGCTGGGATAAGCGAAACTTATTAGTCAAGAACGGCGTCTGTCGACTGAAGGATGGCACCCTGGCTGGGGTGACCCTACCCCAATTGGAAGCGGTAAAACGTTTGGCCAGATGGAGCGATGACGCAGGGGCTGCTATCTGGAGTGCCACGGTAGCCCCACGTGGAGTACTTGGCAGTATCGGCACGCTGGAGCAGATTCTGATTGGACAGCCCCTTACTGCGCTGTTGCGCTGGCACCAAACTGCAAAAGGATGTCTGGACTGGAGTTACGCTGCTTAA
- the bchM gene encoding magnesium protoporphyrin IX methyltransferase — translation MASDQLLTQKQLEKEKVKGYFETTGFDRWNRIYSKSNEVNKVQRNIRIGHQKTVDEVVSWIQEGGAVSDVSFLDAGCGVGSLSLPLAIMGAGFVYASDISATMAREAERRAREAGLDMGKLKFSANDLESISGSFHTVCCLDVFIHYPQPAAEEMVKHLCKLTEKRLIVSFAPYTPFLAVLKGIGQLFPGPSKTTRAYTLKEAGIVKAAEECGLRVVRRSLNRAPFYFSRLIEFCK, via the coding sequence ATGGCCTCTGATCAGCTACTAACGCAGAAACAGCTCGAAAAGGAAAAAGTAAAGGGATACTTCGAAACCACGGGCTTTGACCGCTGGAACCGCATCTACAGTAAAAGCAATGAAGTGAACAAGGTGCAGCGCAATATTCGCATTGGTCACCAGAAAACTGTGGATGAAGTGGTGAGTTGGATTCAAGAAGGCGGTGCCGTAAGCGACGTCAGCTTCCTCGATGCCGGCTGTGGTGTGGGCAGCCTTAGTCTGCCGTTGGCCATCATGGGCGCTGGTTTTGTCTACGCCAGTGACATTTCCGCAACGATGGCCAGGGAAGCGGAACGCCGGGCTCGAGAAGCTGGCCTCGATATGGGCAAGTTGAAATTCTCCGCTAACGACCTAGAGAGCATCAGCGGGTCTTTTCACACGGTGTGTTGCTTAGATGTCTTTATCCACTACCCCCAGCCGGCTGCAGAAGAAATGGTGAAGCATTTGTGTAAGCTCACCGAAAAGCGACTGATCGTGAGTTTTGCACCGTACACTCCATTTTTAGCAGTGCTCAAAGGTATCGGCCAGTTATTTCCGGGACCTAGCAAAACCACCCGTGCCTACACGCTGAAGGAAGCCGGTATTGTCAAGGCTGCGGAAGAATGCGGTTTGCGAGTGGTACGCCGCAGCTTGAACAGAGCACCATTTTACTTTTCCCGTCTGATCGAATTTTGCAAATAA
- a CDS encoding response regulator transcription factor has product MSNAPTTSNDEQEAPLPSQRLLLVDDEPGLRTAVQAYLEDEGFDVTTAVNGEEGFAKAQQMLPNVIISDVMMPQLDGYGLLKKLREDELLGGTPVIFLTAKGMTADRTQGYMAGVDDYISKPFDPNELVARVCNVAQRQHRLLQEAARFADTDMGQMAKQITEIRSLLAQAEALPLKNSVVHSFTPRESSVLQLVAEGLMNKEIARQLETSIRNVEKYVSRLFNKTGTSSRTELVRYALEHRLVK; this is encoded by the coding sequence ATGAGCAATGCCCCCACTACATCAAACGATGAGCAAGAGGCGCCACTGCCATCGCAACGGTTACTACTAGTGGATGATGAGCCGGGTCTGCGAACCGCCGTCCAGGCTTATTTAGAAGATGAGGGCTTTGATGTCACCACCGCGGTAAATGGGGAAGAGGGGTTTGCTAAGGCACAACAAATGCTGCCCAATGTCATAATCAGCGATGTAATGATGCCGCAACTCGATGGCTACGGCTTATTAAAAAAATTACGGGAAGACGAGCTTTTGGGTGGGACGCCAGTGATTTTCCTCACTGCTAAGGGGATGACAGCAGACCGAACTCAAGGTTATATGGCCGGAGTAGACGACTACATCTCCAAACCGTTCGATCCCAACGAACTAGTAGCACGGGTGTGCAACGTCGCTCAGCGCCAACATCGGCTGCTGCAAGAAGCGGCTCGTTTCGCTGATACCGATATGGGCCAGATGGCCAAGCAGATCACCGAGATCCGTTCGTTGTTAGCCCAAGCGGAAGCCTTGCCTTTAAAGAACTCCGTCGTGCATAGTTTTACCCCGAGAGAGTCAAGCGTGCTGCAGTTGGTAGCCGAGGGTTTAATGAATAAAGAAATCGCGCGTCAACTAGAAACATCAATCCGTAATGTAGAGAAGTATGTGAGTCGCTTGTTCAACAAAACTGGCACCTCCAGCCGTACAGAGTTGGTGCGTTATGCGTTGGAGCACCGTTTAGTAAAATGA